One window from the genome of Spirosoma rhododendri encodes:
- a CDS encoding spore photoproduct lyase family protein, with protein sequence MTTNLITPVAPQPTKSEPLVRSPRLWMPKRVVFTPDALNEPFGQAIYERVSALDLPIEIAKSNRITGLRGADERETYRIAKNTLAVVNAPPSAFRLQPIPPSADWQMNLAEGCPAHCQYCYLAGSLAGPPVVRAYANLPKMLANTATYEGTYPPNKSWQGTDTNRPTTFEVSCYTDVLGIEHLTGSMAECIRYYGTREKAELRFVTKYDHVDSLLDLPHNGHTRARFSLNADSVARRLEGGTASVEARLQALRKLALPRELGGGSYPIGLVIAPIMPIPDWRAHYTALLDRIAEVIDFPVDMNVEFISHRFTPGSKDVLLQWYPNTSLDMDEQVRAEKRNKFGGTKYVYRPEEMREMKAFFYAEWQQRFPSAPVLYWT encoded by the coding sequence ATGACGACTAATCTGATAACCCCTGTTGCCCCCCAGCCGACCAAGTCGGAGCCGCTTGTGCGCTCACCGCGCCTGTGGATGCCGAAGCGGGTGGTCTTCACTCCCGACGCTCTCAACGAACCGTTCGGGCAGGCAATTTACGAGCGCGTCTCGGCGCTTGACCTGCCCATCGAGATAGCGAAAAGCAATCGTATCACCGGTCTGCGCGGTGCCGACGAGCGGGAGACGTATCGCATTGCGAAGAACACGCTGGCGGTAGTGAATGCCCCGCCGAGTGCGTTCCGACTCCAGCCCATTCCGCCCTCCGCCGACTGGCAGATGAACCTCGCCGAAGGGTGCCCGGCCCACTGTCAGTACTGTTATCTGGCGGGTAGTCTGGCAGGACCGCCGGTGGTGCGAGCGTATGCCAACCTACCGAAGATGCTGGCGAATACAGCTACGTACGAGGGCACCTATCCACCCAACAAAAGCTGGCAGGGTACCGACACTAATCGCCCGACAACCTTCGAGGTAAGCTGCTACACCGACGTGCTGGGCATTGAGCACCTGACAGGTAGTATGGCCGAGTGCATCCGCTACTATGGTACGCGGGAGAAAGCGGAGCTACGTTTTGTTACGAAGTACGACCACGTCGACAGCTTGCTCGACCTGCCGCATAACGGTCATACCCGCGCCCGTTTCAGCCTCAACGCCGACTCAGTGGCCCGGCGGCTGGAAGGCGGCACGGCGTCGGTAGAAGCGCGGTTGCAGGCGTTGCGGAAGCTGGCTCTGCCACGCGAGCTGGGTGGGGGCAGCTACCCCATCGGGCTGGTCATTGCTCCGATCATGCCCATCCCCGATTGGCGCGCCCACTACACCGCCCTCCTCGACCGTATTGCCGAGGTAATCGACTTTCCCGTCGACATGAATGTGGAGTTTATCAGCCACCGCTTCACACCCGGCTCGAAAGACGTGCTACTCCAGTGGTATCCCAATACATCGCTCGACATGGACGAGCAGGTACGGGCCGAGAAGCGGAACAAATTCGGCGGTACCAAGTACGTATACCGCCCGGAGGAGATGCGCGAGATGAAGGCGTTTTTCTACGCCGAGTGGCAGCAACGTTTCCCGAGTGCGCCGGTGCTGTACTGGACGTAA
- a CDS encoding M13 family metallopeptidase codes for MRHTSCLLLAGLSAIALTACQKNKDADTSSTPDRTVFFDKSGMDTTVRPGNDFFTYANGDWMKNTKIPDDQTGWGSFNTLYDENLKKTKVILEKAAAADAKAGSVEQKVGDFYASGMDTARIESLGYEPLKPELARIAALTDYKSAINYLAASKSDPGGRLIGFAVGSDDRQSSINRINFMQAGLSLPEKDYYTKTDSATVAVRKAFVTYIAKLFTLTGVDPTSAKTKADGILAFETMLARSHKAPADLRDPVANYHKLAVADLTRQQPSLDWRNLLNTMGLSKIDSVLMAQPEYYQALSRSLPATSMDELKDYLTFTLIDGNAGLLSKPFREASFNFKGKTLYGQLKEPERWKRVADAVDGYLGDALGQLWVKQYFPPEAKERMLTLVDNLQKVYRERIDKLDWMAPETKKVALVKLDKFLKKIGYPDKWKEYGDVNVKRDDYFGNVQQARAHHTKEDFDKVNQPVDRADWLMTAPTVNAYANPSNNEVVFPAGILQFPFFDKDADDAINYGAIGMVIGHEMTHLFDDQGRQYDENGNLRDWWTKQDAQRFTTKTQAVVKQYDGYSILNNMHVNGRLTLGENLADLGGITLAYQAFKLTKQGQSNEKIDGFTPDQRFFLGFAQVWRVKVRDESERVRITTDPHSPAKFRVNGPLANFEPFYKAFNVQPGDKLYKPEVDQAKVW; via the coding sequence ATGCGACATACGTCCTGTTTGTTGCTGGCCGGATTAAGTGCTATTGCGCTGACTGCCTGTCAGAAAAACAAAGATGCCGACACCAGTTCTACGCCCGACCGAACCGTTTTCTTCGATAAGTCGGGCATGGATACGACCGTCAGGCCCGGCAACGATTTCTTTACCTACGCCAATGGCGACTGGATGAAAAACACGAAAATTCCCGACGATCAGACCGGCTGGGGTTCGTTCAACACGCTTTACGACGAGAACCTGAAAAAGACGAAAGTCATTCTGGAGAAAGCCGCTGCCGCCGATGCGAAAGCGGGGAGCGTTGAGCAGAAAGTGGGCGATTTCTACGCGAGCGGGATGGATACGGCTCGTATCGAATCGCTGGGCTACGAGCCGCTGAAACCCGAACTGGCCAGGATTGCCGCCCTGACCGACTACAAAAGCGCAATCAACTATCTGGCTGCCAGCAAATCGGACCCCGGCGGGCGGCTGATTGGCTTCGCCGTCGGGTCCGACGATCGGCAGAGCAGCATTAACCGGATCAATTTCATGCAGGCCGGGCTGTCGCTACCGGAGAAAGATTACTACACTAAAACCGACTCGGCGACGGTGGCGGTGCGAAAGGCGTTCGTGACATACATCGCTAAACTGTTCACGCTGACGGGCGTCGATCCGACGTCGGCAAAGACGAAGGCCGACGGTATTCTGGCGTTCGAAACGATGCTGGCCCGCTCCCACAAAGCCCCCGCCGACCTGCGCGACCCGGTAGCGAATTACCACAAACTGGCCGTCGCCGACCTGACCCGCCAGCAGCCCAGCCTCGACTGGCGCAACCTGCTCAACACAATGGGCCTGAGCAAGATCGACTCGGTACTGATGGCCCAGCCGGAATACTACCAGGCACTGAGCAGAAGCCTGCCCGCGACGTCGATGGACGAATTGAAAGATTACCTGACGTTTACGCTGATCGACGGAAACGCGGGGCTGCTGAGCAAGCCGTTCCGCGAAGCCAGCTTCAACTTCAAAGGCAAAACACTGTATGGGCAATTGAAGGAACCCGAACGCTGGAAGCGCGTGGCCGACGCTGTCGACGGCTATCTGGGCGATGCGCTGGGGCAACTGTGGGTGAAGCAGTATTTTCCGCCCGAAGCCAAAGAACGAATGCTGACGCTGGTCGATAACCTGCAAAAGGTCTATCGTGAACGCATCGATAAACTCGACTGGATGGCTCCCGAAACCAAGAAAGTAGCGCTTGTCAAGCTGGATAAGTTTCTGAAGAAAATCGGCTACCCCGACAAGTGGAAAGAATACGGCGACGTGAACGTGAAGCGCGACGACTACTTCGGCAACGTACAGCAGGCCCGGGCGCACCATACCAAAGAAGATTTCGACAAAGTCAACCAACCCGTCGACCGGGCCGACTGGCTGATGACGGCTCCTACGGTGAACGCTTACGCTAACCCCAGCAACAACGAAGTCGTATTTCCGGCCGGTATTCTCCAGTTTCCGTTCTTCGACAAAGACGCAGACGACGCCATCAACTACGGCGCTATCGGCATGGTAATCGGCCACGAAATGACCCACCTGTTCGACGATCAGGGGCGGCAGTACGACGAAAACGGCAACCTCCGCGACTGGTGGACGAAGCAGGACGCGCAGCGGTTCACGACCAAAACGCAGGCCGTGGTGAAGCAGTACGATGGCTATTCGATCCTGAACAATATGCACGTTAACGGTCGGCTGACGCTGGGCGAAAACCTAGCCGACCTCGGCGGTATCACGCTGGCGTATCAGGCGTTCAAGCTGACAAAGCAGGGCCAGAGCAACGAGAAAATCGACGGCTTTACGCCCGATCAGCGGTTCTTCCTCGGCTTCGCCCAGGTATGGCGCGTCAAAGTGCGCGACGAGTCAGAGCGGGTTCGCATCACAACCGACCCACACTCGCCCGCCAAGTTCCGCGTCAACGGCCCGCTGGCGAACTTCGAGCCGTTCTACAAGGCATTCAACGTGCAGCCCGGCGACAAGCTGTATAAGCCGGAGGTGGATCAGGCAAAGGTTTGGTAG
- a CDS encoding aminotransferase class V-fold PLP-dependent enzyme, whose translation MKNTYFTPGPAELYPTFQQHIQTAFDKQLGSISHRSQAFRDIYKFTDEQLRTLLNIPKTHAIFFTGSASEVWERLLFNCVEHESFHLVNGSFSQKFYDYAGSLRKFAHKLEKPFGEGFDAADIEVPEYAELVCMTHNETSSGVQMRVADMHKLKKKYPKKLFCVDMVSSAPYPDLDYTLIDSAFFSVQKAFGMPAGLGVWIANQACLEKATRLQQYENLTIGAHHTLPTLWKHYKDFETPATPNVLYIYALGKIAEDFNKIGVGTIRKQTEEKAKMVYKFLEDSDLYSPFVKEERHRSQTVIVADTKKPSAEIIAEAKTAGMVIGSGYGAQKNSQIRIANFPATSAEQVQNLINYLSNSR comes from the coding sequence ATGAAAAACACCTACTTCACGCCGGGGCCGGCTGAGTTGTATCCGACGTTTCAGCAACACATCCAAACGGCTTTCGATAAGCAGCTCGGGTCGATTTCGCACCGCAGTCAGGCGTTTCGGGACATTTACAAATTCACCGACGAGCAACTGCGGACGCTGCTGAACATCCCGAAAACGCACGCAATTTTCTTCACGGGGTCGGCGTCGGAAGTGTGGGAACGGCTGCTGTTCAACTGCGTCGAACACGAAAGTTTCCATTTGGTGAATGGGTCGTTTTCGCAGAAGTTCTACGACTATGCCGGATCGCTGCGGAAGTTTGCCCACAAGCTGGAAAAACCCTTTGGCGAAGGCTTCGACGCGGCAGACATTGAGGTGCCTGAATACGCGGAACTGGTGTGCATGACGCACAACGAAACGTCGTCGGGCGTGCAGATGCGCGTGGCCGACATGCACAAGCTGAAGAAAAAGTACCCGAAGAAGCTATTCTGTGTCGACATGGTCTCGTCGGCCCCCTACCCTGACCTCGACTATACACTGATCGACTCGGCCTTTTTCTCGGTGCAGAAAGCCTTCGGTATGCCCGCTGGCCTGGGCGTCTGGATCGCGAATCAGGCGTGTCTGGAAAAAGCGACCCGGTTGCAGCAGTACGAGAACCTGACAATCGGTGCGCATCACACCTTACCGACGTTGTGGAAGCACTACAAGGACTTTGAAACCCCCGCTACGCCCAACGTGCTGTACATCTACGCGCTGGGCAAAATCGCGGAAGATTTCAACAAGATCGGTGTCGGTACCATTCGGAAGCAGACCGAGGAGAAAGCCAAAATGGTGTACAAGTTTCTGGAGGATTCGGATCTGTACAGCCCATTCGTGAAAGAAGAGCGGCACCGGTCGCAGACGGTAATCGTAGCAGACACGAAAAAGCCGTCGGCAGAAATCATTGCCGAAGCGAAAACGGCGGGTATGGTGATTGGCAGCGGCTACGGCGCGCAGAAGAATTCGCAGATTCGCATCGCCAATTTCCCGGCCACATCGGCCGAACAGGTCCAGAACCTCATCAATTATTTGAGCAATAGTCGATAG
- a CDS encoding metal-dependent hydrolase family protein: protein MKKRYLLAVLPLLTTPLFAQRTLIHCGNLFTGTGTTLQPQMTVVVDGNKITAVEKGYSAASGQDKVIDLKNKTVLPGLIDMHVHLESQTRRGGNIDNFTLNPADVAFRAAQYAKTTLMAGFTTVRDLGGSGINVSLRNAINAGIVDGPRVLTVGKSIATTGGHADPTNGYKKSLQGDPGPEDGVINSPEDARKAVRQRYKDGSDLIKITATGGVLSNAKDGSGPQFTQDEVDAIVKAANDYGFAVAAHAHGAEGMKRAIKAGVQTIEHGTLMDDEAIELFKKYGTYYVPTIIAGKTAADSARHFGYYPALVVPKALAIGPKIQATFAKAYKAGVKIAFGTDAGVFIHGYNAKEFEYMVEAGMPPAEAINAALLTNAKLLKMADQIGSIETGKMADIIAVDDSPIQNIKTLQAVRFVMKDGKVYKQ from the coding sequence ATGAAAAAACGTTACCTGCTGGCAGTGCTCCCGCTGCTGACTACTCCTCTTTTCGCTCAACGCACACTCATTCACTGCGGCAATCTGTTTACCGGCACCGGCACAACCCTGCAACCGCAAATGACCGTAGTTGTCGACGGCAACAAGATTACGGCGGTTGAAAAAGGCTACTCAGCCGCGTCGGGGCAGGACAAAGTGATCGACCTGAAAAACAAAACTGTACTGCCCGGCCTGATCGATATGCACGTGCATCTGGAAAGTCAGACGCGCCGGGGCGGCAACATCGACAACTTCACGCTGAACCCCGCCGACGTCGCATTCCGGGCGGCACAGTACGCTAAAACGACGCTTATGGCTGGCTTTACAACCGTGCGCGACCTGGGCGGTTCGGGCATCAACGTGTCGCTCCGCAACGCCATTAACGCCGGTATCGTCGACGGTCCGCGTGTGCTGACGGTTGGCAAATCCATTGCTACAACGGGCGGCCACGCCGACCCGACCAACGGCTACAAAAAGAGTCTACAGGGTGATCCCGGCCCGGAAGACGGCGTTATCAACTCGCCGGAAGATGCCCGCAAAGCCGTTCGCCAACGCTATAAAGACGGTTCTGACCTGATAAAAATTACGGCGACGGGCGGGGTACTGAGCAACGCCAAAGACGGGTCGGGACCGCAGTTTACGCAGGACGAAGTCGACGCTATCGTGAAAGCGGCCAACGACTACGGCTTTGCGGTAGCGGCCCACGCGCACGGAGCCGAAGGCATGAAACGGGCCATCAAAGCGGGCGTGCAAACCATCGAACACGGTACGCTGATGGACGACGAAGCCATTGAGCTATTCAAGAAATACGGCACCTACTACGTCCCGACGATTATTGCCGGTAAAACAGCCGCCGACTCCGCCCGGCACTTCGGCTATTACCCAGCCCTTGTGGTTCCGAAGGCACTGGCCATCGGCCCGAAGATTCAGGCGACATTTGCCAAAGCGTACAAAGCAGGGGTGAAAATTGCGTTCGGCACCGATGCAGGCGTCTTCATCCACGGCTACAACGCCAAGGAGTTTGAGTACATGGTCGAAGCCGGGATGCCCCCCGCCGAAGCCATCAACGCGGCCCTGCTGACCAACGCCAAACTGCTGAAAATGGCCGATCAGATCGGGTCCATCGAAACGGGCAAAATGGCCGATATTATCGCCGTTGACGACAGCCCGATTCAAAATATCAAGACCCTGCAAGCCGTCAGATTCGTGATGAAGGACGGGAAAGTGTATAAGCAGTAA
- a CDS encoding YheT family hydrolase — MPLIAPSTYRPPALLWNGHLQTIVPSLFRKVSVEYVRERVETPDDDFLDLDWISPPAPKPLAERQLVILTHGLEGSSGSTYLAGMARHLSQNGFDCLAWHYRSCGGDLNRQQRFYHLGDTDDLHFIITHALAKGYTSLHLAGFSAGGSITLKYLGERSTAIDPAIRRAVVFSVPLDLIGSSDRLEQWDSLIYNRRFSRSLNAKVARKAAVMPGVFPLDAVMQSRRVRQFDEVFTAPMNGFRDATDYYTRSSSLQYIPGIAVPTLIVNARNDPFLSPTCYPESMARELANVWMEFPEQGGHCGFPAKTGGINGTYWSERRALEFLTQPFD; from the coding sequence ATGCCGCTGATTGCCCCGTCGACGTACCGGCCACCCGCCCTTTTGTGGAATGGTCATTTGCAAACGATTGTTCCGTCGCTGTTTCGGAAGGTGTCGGTCGAGTACGTCCGTGAGCGAGTCGAAACACCCGACGACGATTTTCTGGACCTCGACTGGATTTCCCCGCCTGCCCCGAAGCCACTGGCTGAGCGGCAACTGGTTATCCTGACACACGGACTGGAAGGAAGTTCGGGGAGTACGTATCTGGCGGGCATGGCGCGGCACCTGAGCCAAAACGGCTTCGACTGTCTGGCGTGGCATTACCGTTCGTGCGGGGGCGACCTCAACCGGCAGCAGCGGTTCTACCACCTCGGCGACACCGATGACCTGCACTTCATCATCACCCACGCGCTGGCCAAAGGCTACACGTCGCTGCACCTGGCTGGCTTTTCGGCCGGAGGCAGTATTACGCTTAAATACCTTGGCGAACGAAGTACGGCGATCGACCCGGCCATTCGGCGGGCGGTCGTCTTCTCGGTACCGCTCGACCTGATTGGCTCGTCGGACCGACTGGAGCAGTGGGACAGCCTGATTTATAACCGCCGGTTCAGCCGGTCGCTCAACGCCAAAGTAGCGCGCAAAGCGGCTGTAATGCCGGGCGTCTTTCCCCTCGATGCGGTTATGCAATCGCGCCGGGTGCGGCAGTTCGACGAGGTATTTACTGCCCCGATGAACGGTTTTCGCGACGCCACCGACTATTACACCCGCAGTAGTTCGCTCCAGTACATACCCGGCATTGCCGTTCCGACGCTGATCGTCAACGCCCGGAACGACCCGTTTCTGTCGCCGACCTGCTACCCGGAGTCGATGGCGCGGGAACTGGCTAACGTCTGGATGGAGTTTCCCGAACAGGGCGGTCACTGCGGCTTCCCGGCCAAAACGGGCGGCATCAACGGTACGTACTGGTCGGAACGGCGGGCGCTGGAATTTTTGACACAACCCTTCGACTGA
- a CDS encoding DUF4920 domain-containing protein: protein MKTILTLLLLSVSLAGYSQSSYHGKKITDSGAIPATQLAAKMGDKAKMTTKVEGTVEDVCKMKGCWMKVNTGDGQTMRVMFKDYGFFVPKDIVGKKVVMEGVAETTETSVDELRHYAEDAGKSKAEIAKITKPEKALTFMADGVIVK, encoded by the coding sequence ATGAAAACGATACTGACGTTATTACTACTCAGTGTATCTCTTGCGGGCTACAGCCAAAGCAGCTACCACGGCAAGAAGATCACGGACTCGGGCGCAATTCCGGCCACGCAGCTAGCCGCCAAGATGGGCGACAAAGCGAAGATGACGACCAAAGTAGAAGGCACGGTCGAGGACGTCTGCAAAATGAAAGGCTGCTGGATGAAGGTCAACACCGGCGACGGACAGACCATGCGCGTGATGTTTAAAGACTACGGTTTCTTCGTACCGAAAGATATCGTCGGCAAGAAGGTCGTAATGGAAGGCGTGGCTGAAACCACCGAAACCTCTGTGGATGAACTGCGTCACTACGCCGAAGATGCGGGCAAATCGAAAGCCGAAATCGCGAAAATTACCAAACCCGAAAAGGCCCTGACGTTTATGGCCGATGGTGTGATTGTGAAGTAA
- the serA gene encoding phosphoglycerate dehydrogenase: MLTKTPEQTFFVIDFDSTFTKVEALDVLGEISLVGRPDRDDALNQIKTITDRGMAGELSFTESLELRLKLLRAHRDQLPALIETLSGKISDSFQRNKEFLVENADHIYIVSNGFREFIVPVVASLGIKADHVLANTFVYDEAGNIVDFDRTNPLSANGGKPQVIRSLQLDGEVYVIGDGYTDYEIRESGAAARFYAFTENVLRPRVVEKADFTAPSLDEFLYHNNLSRSQSYPKSRIKVLLLENVHPVAVQLFEQEGFNVEIRKGALDEDELIEAIRDVSILGIRSKTNVTARVLEHANKLMTVGAFCIGTNQIDLTACTERGVAVFNAPYSNTRSVVELAIGEIIMLIRGIVPKSNSMHRGDWDKSAKNSYEVRGKKLGLVGYGNIGTQLSVVAEALGMEVYFYDIVDKLALGNTRKCKTLDELLAVSDIISLHTDGRKENKNLIGEREFGLMKQGVIFLNLSRGHIVDIPALVNAIKQGKVIGTGVDVFPQEPKTNNEEFMSELRDLPNVILTPHIGGSTEEAQANIGNFVPAKLLEYINNGSTYGSVNFPELQLPLLKNSHRLLHIHANVPGILARMNNIFAKYHINIHGQYLKTNEQIGYVITDVAKEYADEVVQELKGIDNTIKFRLLY, translated from the coding sequence ATGCTTACCAAGACACCAGAACAGACGTTTTTCGTCATCGATTTCGACAGCACTTTCACAAAGGTCGAGGCTCTCGACGTGCTGGGCGAAATCTCACTCGTTGGCCGGCCCGACCGCGACGACGCCCTAAATCAGATCAAGACCATTACCGACCGGGGTATGGCGGGCGAACTGTCGTTTACCGAATCGCTCGAACTGCGGCTGAAACTGCTCCGCGCCCACCGCGATCAACTTCCGGCCCTGATCGAAACGCTGTCGGGTAAAATCTCGGATTCGTTTCAGCGCAACAAGGAGTTTCTGGTCGAAAATGCTGACCACATTTATATCGTCTCGAACGGTTTCCGCGAGTTCATCGTACCGGTCGTAGCCTCGCTGGGCATTAAAGCCGATCATGTGCTGGCCAACACGTTTGTCTACGACGAAGCGGGTAACATTGTTGATTTTGACCGGACCAACCCGCTATCAGCCAACGGAGGAAAGCCGCAGGTAATTCGTAGCCTGCAACTCGACGGCGAAGTCTACGTCATCGGCGATGGCTATACCGATTACGAGATTCGGGAGTCGGGTGCCGCAGCCCGTTTTTACGCCTTTACCGAAAACGTGCTGCGCCCACGCGTGGTCGAAAAAGCGGATTTTACGGCCCCGTCGCTCGACGAATTTCTGTACCACAACAACCTGAGCCGCAGCCAATCGTACCCCAAGAGCCGGATCAAGGTCCTGCTGCTGGAGAACGTTCACCCGGTGGCGGTGCAATTGTTCGAGCAGGAAGGCTTTAACGTCGAAATCCGCAAAGGCGCGCTGGACGAAGACGAGCTGATCGAAGCCATCCGCGACGTATCGATTCTGGGTATTCGCTCGAAAACCAACGTCACGGCCCGCGTCCTCGAACACGCCAACAAGCTAATGACCGTCGGTGCGTTCTGCATCGGTACCAACCAGATCGACCTGACGGCCTGCACCGAACGCGGGGTGGCCGTGTTCAACGCGCCCTACAGCAACACCCGCTCGGTGGTCGAACTGGCGATTGGCGAAATCATCATGCTGATCCGGGGTATCGTGCCGAAAAGCAATTCGATGCATCGGGGCGACTGGGACAAATCAGCAAAGAACAGCTACGAGGTACGCGGTAAAAAGCTCGGTCTGGTTGGCTACGGCAACATCGGTACGCAGCTATCGGTGGTGGCCGAAGCGCTGGGCATGGAAGTGTACTTCTACGACATTGTCGACAAGCTGGCCTTGGGGAATACCCGCAAATGCAAGACGCTGGACGAACTGCTGGCCGTTTCTGACATCATCAGCCTGCACACCGATGGACGCAAGGAAAACAAAAACCTGATCGGCGAACGCGAGTTCGGTCTGATGAAGCAGGGCGTTATCTTCCTGAACCTGTCGCGCGGGCACATCGTCGACATTCCCGCGCTGGTCAACGCCATCAAGCAGGGCAAGGTCATCGGTACGGGTGTCGACGTGTTCCCGCAGGAGCCGAAGACCAACAACGAGGAGTTTATGAGCGAACTGCGCGACCTACCCAACGTGATTCTGACGCCCCACATCGGCGGCAGCACCGAGGAAGCGCAGGCCAACATTGGCAATTTCGTACCGGCAAAACTGCTCGAATACATCAACAACGGCAGTACCTACGGCAGTGTCAACTTCCCCGAACTGCAACTGCCGCTGCTGAAAAATTCACACCGTCTGCTCCACATCCACGCCAACGTGCCGGGCATTCTGGCCAGGATGAACAACATCTTCGCCAAGTACCACATCAACATCCACGGTCAGTACCTGAAAACCAACGAGCAAATCGGCTACGTCATCACCGACGTCGCCAAAGAATACGCCGACGAGGTTGTACAGGAACTGAAAGGCATCGACAACACGATCAAGTTCAGACTACTTTATTAA
- a CDS encoding endonuclease domain-containing protein, with amino-acid sequence MKGASSTSSMKELRRELRREQTEAEATLWSLLRDRQLDGVKFRRQHGFGRFIVDFYCPTSRLVIELDGSVHNSPEAKLADAERECALCDLGLSIMRFSNDEVMCSIDRVLEKIRENLT; translated from the coding sequence ATGAAAGGAGCATCGAGTACGTCTTCAATGAAAGAATTACGTCGAGAACTTCGGCGGGAGCAAACAGAGGCAGAAGCAACGTTGTGGAGTCTATTACGTGATAGACAACTAGATGGTGTCAAGTTTAGGAGGCAACATGGCTTCGGCCGCTTTATCGTTGACTTTTACTGCCCAACTTCTCGGCTAGTTATAGAGTTAGACGGCTCAGTTCACAATTCACCGGAGGCTAAACTTGCGGATGCCGAACGGGAATGTGCATTGTGTGACCTGGGTCTATCAATCATGCGCTTTTCAAACGACGAAGTCATGTGCAGTATAGACCGCGTTTTGGAAAAGATTCGCGAAAATCTAACGTAA